In a single window of the Planctomycetia bacterium genome:
- a CDS encoding DUF4968 domain-containing protein, with the protein MSNNNGGETGLLSRAMRGWRSLGDVTSYRQENGGLLIECDESRVLISPITDEIVRVRLAPEGEFGRDHSWAVITDESGARPHWGLEENGDAMEMVTNTLRVRISRSPCRISFHHLDGAVILGDCPTRGMAWAGDEIRCWKQLGEEDHFFGLGEKGSPMDKRGTALVNWNHDAAEHDPWTDPLYQTHPFALVLNNGRAHGLFFDNACRSFFDFGKTSRDAYCFGADTGEMNYYFIAGPAPADVVQRYASLVGAMPLPPRWSLGYQQCRWSYDSAARVKEIARQFRKRKIPCDTIYIDIDYMDEFRSFTWHPKRFSNPRKLTEQLTSKGFKLVGIIDPGIKCEKGYSVYDSGVAGDHFVRAADGELYVGKVWPGESVWPDYTRGATRRWWADLYANFLKDGVGGIWNDMNEPADFTFADGTIPLTVRHDNDGAPTDHRAVHNVYGMQMARATFDGMKRTRPKERPFVLTRAGYSGVQRYAAVWTGDNLSSWEHLRMSVPMLLNMSLSGVTLCGADIGGFRGYPSAELFTRWLQLGVFYPLMRVHTAGGKEQDPWSFGKKAEKHNREAIELRYRLLPYVYTEMHHASRTGLPLLRPVLLDFPSHPKAHRCEHEFMFGRQLFVAPVVHEGATTRKVTLPAGEWYDFDSGAVREGGVEFERPVHLRTIPIFARAGAIIPTREVRQYSEEKAIKELTLNIFPGSGRGWFYNDDGISYGYEQGEFLLEQYATGPSDGGTSFRVIWREGSAQFIPKSYLLRFAGISKCPDAVTVDGRPLTACPTVGRMTRARAGWFFDRKQRSVLVRVAELPESATVEVLGNFRK; encoded by the coding sequence ATGAGCAACAACAACGGCGGCGAAACGGGCCTTCTGAGCCGAGCGATGCGGGGCTGGCGATCGCTGGGGGATGTGACGTCTTACCGGCAGGAGAACGGCGGCCTATTGATCGAATGCGATGAGAGCCGCGTTTTGATTTCGCCGATCACGGACGAGATCGTTCGCGTCCGGCTGGCGCCGGAGGGCGAGTTCGGCCGAGATCATTCCTGGGCGGTGATTACGGACGAGAGCGGCGCGCGGCCTCATTGGGGGCTTGAAGAGAACGGCGACGCGATGGAGATGGTCACGAATACGCTTCGTGTGCGCATCAGCCGGTCGCCCTGTCGCATCTCCTTTCACCATCTCGACGGCGCGGTGATTTTGGGGGACTGCCCGACCAGGGGGATGGCGTGGGCGGGCGACGAGATTCGCTGCTGGAAACAGCTTGGTGAAGAGGATCACTTCTTCGGGCTTGGCGAGAAGGGCTCGCCGATGGACAAGCGCGGGACGGCGCTGGTGAACTGGAATCACGACGCGGCGGAGCACGATCCGTGGACCGATCCGCTGTATCAGACGCATCCGTTTGCGCTGGTGCTGAATAACGGCCGGGCGCACGGGCTTTTCTTCGATAATGCCTGTCGATCATTTTTTGATTTCGGGAAGACCTCGCGGGACGCCTATTGCTTTGGCGCGGACACCGGGGAGATGAATTATTACTTCATCGCGGGGCCGGCGCCGGCGGACGTGGTGCAGCGCTATGCGTCGCTGGTGGGGGCGATGCCGCTGCCGCCGCGATGGTCGCTGGGTTATCAGCAGTGCCGGTGGAGCTATGACTCGGCGGCACGGGTGAAGGAGATTGCCCGACAGTTTCGGAAGCGGAAGATTCCGTGCGACACGATATACATCGACATTGATTACATGGACGAGTTTCGCTCGTTTACATGGCACCCCAAGCGATTTTCGAATCCGCGGAAGCTCACGGAGCAGTTGACCTCGAAGGGGTTCAAGCTGGTGGGCATCATCGATCCGGGGATCAAGTGTGAGAAGGGATACTCGGTTTATGACAGCGGGGTGGCGGGCGATCACTTCGTCCGGGCCGCTGACGGCGAGCTTTATGTCGGCAAGGTGTGGCCCGGTGAGTCTGTGTGGCCGGACTATACGCGCGGGGCGACTCGGCGGTGGTGGGCCGATCTGTACGCGAACTTCTTGAAGGACGGGGTCGGCGGCATCTGGAACGACATGAATGAGCCGGCCGATTTTACGTTCGCGGACGGGACGATCCCTCTGACGGTGCGACACGATAATGACGGGGCGCCGACGGATCATCGGGCGGTGCATAATGTCTATGGCATGCAGATGGCGCGGGCGACGTTTGACGGGATGAAGCGAACGCGGCCGAAGGAGCGGCCGTTTGTCTTGACGCGAGCCGGATACAGCGGCGTGCAGCGATATGCGGCGGTGTGGACGGGCGACAATCTTTCAAGCTGGGAGCATTTGCGCATGAGTGTGCCGATGCTTTTGAACATGAGTTTGTCGGGCGTGACGCTTTGCGGGGCGGACATCGGCGGGTTTCGCGGATATCCGTCGGCGGAGCTGTTTACGCGGTGGCTGCAGCTTGGCGTGTTTTATCCGCTGATGCGCGTGCATACGGCGGGCGGCAAGGAGCAGGACCCGTGGAGCTTCGGTAAGAAGGCGGAGAAGCACAATCGCGAGGCGATCGAGCTGCGGTATCGGCTGCTGCCTTACGTTTATACCGAGATGCATCATGCCTCGCGGACCGGGCTGCCGCTATTGCGGCCGGTGCTTCTGGATTTCCCGAGTCATCCAAAGGCGCATCGCTGCGAGCACGAATTCATGTTTGGGCGGCAGTTGTTCGTCGCGCCGGTGGTGCACGAGGGGGCGACGACGCGGAAGGTGACGCTGCCGGCGGGGGAATGGTACGACTTCGACAGCGGCGCGGTACGGGAGGGTGGCGTCGAGTTCGAGCGGCCGGTGCATTTGCGAACGATTCCCATTTTCGCTCGGGCGGGGGCGATCATTCCGACGCGCGAGGTTCGGCAGTATTCCGAGGAGAAGGCGATCAAGGAATTGACGCTGAATATCTTTCCCGGCAGCGGTCGCGGGTGGTTTTACAACGACGACGGGATTTCGTACGGATACGAGCAGGGGGAGTTTCTGCTGGAGCAGTATGCGACGGGGCCGTCGGATGGGGGCACATCGTTCCGCGTGATCTGGCGGGAGGGCTCGGCGCAGTTTATACCGAAGTCGTATCTGCTGAGGTTCGCGGGCATATCAAAGTGTCCGGACGCGGTGACTGTTGATGGGCGGCCGCTGACGGCGTGCCCGACAGTGGGGCGGATGACGAGAGCGCGAGCGGGATGGTTTTTCGATCGCAAGCAGCGGAGTGTGCTCGTGCGGGTGGCGGAGCTGCCGGAGAGCGCGACGGTTGAAGTGCTGGGGAACTTCCGCAAGTAG
- the hppD gene encoding 4-hydroxyphenylpyruvate dioxygenase codes for MATSATPASRSAATSQAAGEDFLPLQGIDHIEFYVGNAHQAAHYYRCMFGFDIVAYRGLETGDRVKTSYLIEQGKIRIVLSSALTPDHEIARHCQLHGDGVKVVAFTVNDVDSAFEAVRQRGATIVSPPETAKDEHGPLRSATIRTYGETVHTFVERKNYKGIFAPGFVPFSAPKAKGTGLAAVDHVVGNVELGAMNHWVNFYANILGFTQLAHFSDDDISTEYSALMSKVMQNGTGRIKFPINEPAEGKKKSQIEEYLDYYRTPGVQHIALNTGDICKTVRALRDNGVQFLRVPDTYYDALPGRVGKIDQDYKEIRELGILADRDEEGYLLQIFTRPVEDRPTLFYEVIERHGSRGFGIGNFKALFVSIEEEQQKRGNL; via the coding sequence ATGGCTACATCTGCGACACCCGCTTCCAGATCGGCCGCCACTTCGCAAGCCGCCGGTGAGGACTTTCTGCCGCTGCAGGGGATCGACCATATCGAGTTTTACGTCGGGAACGCGCACCAGGCGGCGCACTATTACCGATGCATGTTCGGTTTTGACATCGTCGCGTATCGCGGTTTGGAGACGGGCGACCGGGTCAAGACCAGCTATTTGATCGAGCAGGGCAAGATTCGCATCGTGCTGAGCTCGGCGCTGACGCCGGATCACGAGATTGCCCGTCATTGCCAGCTTCACGGGGATGGGGTGAAGGTGGTCGCCTTCACGGTGAACGATGTGGACTCGGCGTTTGAGGCGGTTCGCCAGCGCGGGGCGACGATTGTCAGCCCGCCGGAGACTGCGAAGGACGAGCACGGACCGTTGCGGTCGGCGACGATCCGCACATACGGCGAGACGGTTCACACGTTTGTCGAGCGGAAGAACTACAAGGGGATTTTCGCGCCGGGATTTGTTCCGTTCAGCGCTCCGAAGGCGAAGGGGACGGGACTTGCGGCGGTCGATCATGTGGTCGGCAATGTCGAACTCGGGGCAATGAATCACTGGGTGAATTTCTATGCCAATATCCTTGGTTTCACTCAGCTGGCTCACTTTTCGGATGACGACATCAGCACCGAATACAGCGCCTTGATGAGCAAGGTGATGCAGAACGGGACCGGGCGGATCAAGTTCCCGATCAATGAGCCGGCGGAGGGCAAGAAGAAGAGCCAAATCGAGGAATACCTTGATTATTACCGTACTCCGGGCGTGCAACACATCGCGCTGAATACCGGGGACATTTGCAAGACGGTCCGAGCCTTGCGGGACAACGGGGTTCAGTTCCTTCGAGTTCCGGATACGTATTACGACGCGCTTCCCGGCCGGGTGGGGAAGATCGACCAGGATTACAAGGAGATTCGCGAGCTGGGCATCCTTGCGGATCGCGACGAGGAGGGATACCTGCTGCAAATTTTCACGCGGCCGGTGGAGGATCGACCGACGCTGTTTTACGAGGTGATCGAGAGGCACGGTTCTCGCGGATTCGGCATCGGCAATTTCAAGGCCCTGTTCGTCTCCATTGAGGAAGAGCAGCAGAAGCGCGGCAATCTTTGA
- a CDS encoding tetratricopeptide repeat protein: MTGHLGEIPDPALVSAPSHSRQLVERRWGVFALSVACLLTIAAYSNSLRGEFVYDDQFEIVKNPLIQQPSLFLKAITSDVWAFKGDRGQAWSNYWRPLFVTWMAANYQVFGLKVIGWHVANLAAHLAVVVLLYFMLKELRIRPVVRLMTVWLFAVHPTLVESVAWASGIPNMLMSGFIFGSYICYLRWRRLGGVWVIPALGLYAMSLLSKEGMVVYPAIIFLTEWATMPRGGSRARVNWGRAARHAALFAMVMIAFVAVRYSILGTMRRLPPGAPGWAGALATVPSVLCFYLQKTIWPYPLGMAYGLRVVSSENMNWVNFWAPVVALAVMARGVLYVLPKDRAYRVGLIWFLISILLALDVRVFLPEKIVNDRYLYLPLCGAILIIAQLIYDAMRRIGKGSARGLGMTIAGVLAAGLAVLTYQQNPTWANEVALWEQAVKTDPTSAHASAQYGEALRQAGKLSQARSELERSLALNPDLWTSNLALGMLAVAEKRFIEAERLLRRILTALPKENVARENLASCLQQQGRVSEAIVLFDEGRKLLPYLNETYTINIAVLERNRGNADEAIRELASIEEQMGGSLDPAVIRGLFFLGELYREAGMTAQASRAYTAFVRQARESKSTELEQICDAVEAALRDMPAQP; the protein is encoded by the coding sequence ATGACGGGGCACTTGGGCGAAATTCCTGACCCAGCACTTGTGAGCGCGCCGAGTCATTCGCGGCAGCTCGTCGAACGCCGCTGGGGCGTGTTTGCCCTCAGCGTTGCCTGTCTCCTGACGATCGCCGCCTACTCCAACTCGCTGCGAGGCGAATTCGTCTATGACGATCAGTTCGAGATCGTCAAGAACCCGTTGATTCAGCAGCCCTCGTTGTTTCTGAAGGCGATCACGTCGGACGTGTGGGCGTTCAAGGGCGATCGGGGGCAGGCGTGGAGTAATTACTGGCGGCCGCTTTTTGTCACGTGGATGGCGGCGAATTACCAGGTGTTCGGTCTCAAGGTGATCGGCTGGCATGTCGCCAATCTTGCGGCGCATCTCGCGGTGGTTGTCCTGCTTTACTTCATGCTGAAGGAGCTTCGGATTCGGCCGGTCGTGCGGTTGATGACGGTGTGGCTGTTTGCCGTGCATCCGACGCTGGTCGAGTCGGTGGCCTGGGCGTCGGGAATTCCCAATATGCTCATGTCGGGGTTTATCTTCGGCAGCTACATCTGCTATCTGCGATGGAGACGGCTCGGCGGCGTGTGGGTGATTCCCGCGCTCGGCTTGTATGCGATGAGTTTGCTCAGCAAGGAGGGGATGGTTGTATATCCGGCGATCATCTTTCTCACGGAGTGGGCGACCATGCCGCGCGGCGGATCGCGGGCGCGGGTAAACTGGGGTCGCGCGGCGCGGCATGCGGCGCTGTTCGCGATGGTGATGATCGCTTTTGTTGCCGTGCGGTATTCGATTCTCGGGACCATGCGTCGGCTGCCGCCGGGCGCGCCGGGATGGGCGGGCGCGCTGGCCACAGTTCCGTCCGTTCTGTGCTTTTACCTTCAGAAAACGATATGGCCGTATCCGTTGGGAATGGCGTATGGGTTGCGGGTGGTCAGCAGCGAAAATATGAACTGGGTGAATTTTTGGGCGCCGGTGGTTGCGCTGGCGGTGATGGCCCGCGGCGTGCTGTATGTGTTGCCGAAGGATAGGGCATATCGTGTCGGGCTCATCTGGTTTTTGATTTCCATTCTGCTGGCTCTCGATGTGCGCGTCTTTCTTCCGGAGAAGATCGTAAACGATCGCTATTTGTATCTGCCCCTGTGCGGCGCGATATTGATAATCGCTCAACTCATTTACGACGCAATGCGGCGGATCGGAAAGGGCAGCGCGCGTGGCCTGGGGATGACGATTGCGGGTGTACTGGCGGCGGGGCTGGCGGTCCTGACGTATCAGCAGAACCCGACGTGGGCCAATGAGGTCGCCTTGTGGGAGCAGGCGGTGAAGACGGATCCCACGTCGGCGCATGCCTCGGCGCAATATGGCGAAGCGCTTCGGCAGGCGGGCAAGTTGTCGCAGGCGCGAAGCGAGCTGGAGCGATCGCTGGCGTTGAACCCGGACCTGTGGACATCCAATCTGGCGCTTGGCATGCTTGCGGTGGCGGAGAAGCGTTTCATCGAGGCGGAGCGGTTGTTGCGGCGCATCCTTACCGCGTTGCCGAAGGAGAACGTGGCGCGGGAGAATCTGGCATCCTGTCTTCAACAGCAGGGCAGAGTCAGCGAGGCGATCGTCCTGTTTGATGAGGGGCGAAAGTTGCTGCCCTATTTGAATGAGACGTACACGATTAACATTGCGGTGCTGGAGCGGAATCGCGGAAATGCGGACGAGGCGATTCGCGAGCTGGCCTCGATTGAGGAGCAGATGGGGGGCAGCCTGGACCCGGCAGTGATACGGGGGCTGTTCTTCCTGGGAGAGCTTTATCGCGAGGCGGGAATGACGGCGCAGGCCAGCCGGGCCTACACAGCATTCGTTCGACAGGCACGCGAATCGAAGAGTACGGAACTGGAGCAGATTTGCGATGCGGTTGAGGCGGCGCTTCGGGACATGCCGGCGCAGCCGTGA
- a CDS encoding 4-hydroxy-tetrahydrodipicolinate synthase, with product MFRGCIVALVTPFRDGEIDWPALDELVDYVIDGGVNGLVPCGTTGESPTLSADEQLKVISAVVKRAKGRVPVIAGTGANCTEKTVIQSQAAAKAGASGIMLVSPYYNKPNQRGLYEHFSFVAEAVALPIMLYNIPSRTGVEISVETIARLHADHKNIVAVKHATGSVDGVSELAGASDIAILSGDDPLTLPMMVVGAVGVVSVVGNLLPKETSALTTAALAGDWKTAQSLHQKLYPVFRDLLRLDINPIPIKTALAMRGMMAEEFRLPMCKLEPSKRERLAKIIEKYPTTIGTGQRA from the coding sequence ATGTTTCGCGGATGCATTGTTGCGCTGGTGACGCCGTTTCGCGACGGCGAGATCGACTGGCCGGCGCTGGATGAACTGGTTGATTACGTCATCGACGGCGGCGTGAACGGACTTGTGCCGTGCGGGACGACGGGCGAGTCGCCCACGCTGTCCGCGGATGAGCAGCTCAAGGTCATTTCCGCGGTGGTCAAACGGGCCAAAGGCCGCGTGCCGGTGATCGCCGGGACCGGCGCGAATTGCACCGAGAAGACGGTCATTCAATCGCAGGCGGCAGCGAAGGCGGGCGCGAGCGGCATCATGCTGGTTTCGCCTTACTACAACAAGCCCAATCAGCGCGGTCTCTACGAGCATTTTTCGTTTGTCGCCGAGGCCGTGGCGCTGCCGATCATGCTGTACAACATTCCCAGTCGGACGGGCGTTGAGATTTCCGTAGAGACGATTGCCCGACTGCACGCGGATCACAAGAACATCGTCGCGGTCAAGCACGCGACCGGCTCCGTGGATGGGGTGAGCGAACTGGCCGGCGCGAGCGACATTGCCATCCTGAGCGGCGACGATCCGTTGACGCTTCCGATGATGGTGGTCGGTGCGGTCGGCGTGGTGAGCGTCGTGGGCAACCTGCTGCCGAAGGAGACCTCGGCGTTGACGACGGCGGCGCTGGCGGGCGACTGGAAGACCGCCCAATCGCTGCACCAGAAGCTGTATCCGGTGTTTCGCGATTTGCTGAGGCTCGATATCAATCCGATCCCGATCAAGACGGCCTTGGCCATGAGGGGAATGATGGCTGAGGAGTTCCGACTGCCGATGTGTAAGCTGGAGCCCTCCAAGCGGGAGCGGCTGGCCAAGATCATCGAGAAATACCCGACGACGATCGGGACAGGGCAGCGAGCATGA
- a CDS encoding pyridoxine 5'-phosphate synthase — MPILGVNIDHVATVRQARRTDEPDPVWAAAEAQLGGAACITFHLREDRRHIIDRDVPLLKEVVVTKLNMEMAMAADVVEIAVRTRPTQCTLVPEKREEVTTEGGLDVVRHAARVGEVVKRLKDEGIILSAFVEPVKAQIEKSAELGFDAIELWTGAFAHAKGDEAIKEALGTLNEGVKTGHACGLEVHGGHGLTYRNVTAVAAVPGFSEFNIGHSIIARAVFVGLRSAVREMKDILDRFNP, encoded by the coding sequence ATGCCTATCCTCGGCGTCAACATCGATCATGTCGCTACCGTTCGTCAGGCACGGCGTACGGATGAGCCGGACCCTGTCTGGGCCGCGGCCGAGGCGCAGCTTGGCGGGGCGGCGTGCATCACGTTTCATCTGCGCGAGGATCGCCGGCACATCATCGACCGCGACGTCCCGCTTCTGAAGGAAGTCGTCGTCACCAAGCTCAACATGGAAATGGCGATGGCGGCTGACGTGGTCGAGATCGCCGTGCGCACGCGGCCGACCCAATGCACCCTGGTGCCGGAAAAGCGCGAAGAGGTGACCACCGAGGGCGGGCTTGATGTCGTTCGCCACGCTGCTCGAGTGGGAGAGGTCGTGAAGCGCCTCAAAGACGAGGGGATCATCCTCAGCGCTTTCGTCGAACCGGTGAAGGCGCAGATCGAGAAATCAGCCGAGCTTGGGTTTGACGCCATCGAGCTTTGGACGGGTGCTTTCGCCCATGCGAAGGGTGATGAGGCAATCAAAGAGGCCCTGGGCACACTGAACGAGGGCGTGAAGACCGGGCATGCCTGCGGCCTGGAGGTTCACGGGGGGCACGGCCTGACTTATCGGAATGTCACGGCCGTCGCCGCGGTTCCGGGCTTTTCTGAATTCAACATTGGCCATAGCATCATCGCTCGGGCGGTGTTTGTCGGCCTGCGATCGGCGGTTCGAGAAATGAAGGACATTCTGGACCGTTTCAATCCGTAA
- a CDS encoding amidohydrolase, which yields MQTNFSSVVSSVICPLLSLLMSAGSVAAVEIPSAMPGVDKKIAASLPGWLDLYKTCHENPELSSHEKQSAARLAGLFRDAGYEVTENIGGYGVVGVMKNGNGPTVLIRGDMDALPITEETGLPFASKVKVELGDGSHVGVMHACGHDMHQTVLAATAQTLAAMKDKWKGTVLLVAQPAEEIGQGARLMIEDGLFKRFPMPDKCIALHVSHELATGAIGYTSGWVWANVDSVDITVHGKGGHGAYPHASIDPIVTACQIVSALQTIISRRINPLDQAVITVGSIHAGTKHNIIPATAVMQITVRTFTDEVRKEVLDSIKRIAINTARAMGCPKDPDVVVLDKDFTPAAYNDPDLTAHAVNLFEKLIGKDNVHERPPSMGGEDFGLFAKTAGVPGFMFVLGVVDEARFEASKKPGGEALPTVHSSKFRTEPEPTLRTGVRCMTGLALSLLNGQ from the coding sequence ATGCAAACCAATTTCAGTTCCGTCGTCTCGAGCGTCATTTGTCCTCTCCTCTCGCTGCTGATGTCAGCGGGGTCGGTCGCCGCGGTTGAAATCCCCTCCGCCATGCCCGGGGTTGACAAGAAAATCGCCGCCTCCCTCCCCGGCTGGCTCGACCTGTACAAAACCTGTCACGAGAACCCAGAGCTGTCCTCACACGAGAAGCAGTCCGCCGCGCGGCTCGCCGGTCTCTTCCGCGACGCCGGCTACGAAGTTACCGAGAACATCGGCGGCTACGGCGTCGTCGGAGTGATGAAGAACGGCAACGGCCCGACCGTACTTATCCGCGGCGACATGGACGCCCTCCCCATCACTGAGGAGACCGGCCTGCCGTTCGCCAGCAAAGTGAAAGTTGAGCTGGGCGATGGCTCCCACGTCGGCGTGATGCACGCCTGCGGCCACGACATGCATCAGACCGTCCTTGCCGCCACTGCCCAGACGCTTGCCGCAATGAAGGACAAGTGGAAGGGCACCGTCCTGCTCGTCGCCCAACCCGCCGAAGAGATCGGCCAGGGTGCCCGGCTGATGATCGAGGACGGCCTCTTTAAGCGGTTCCCCATGCCCGACAAGTGCATCGCCTTGCATGTCTCGCACGAGCTTGCAACCGGCGCCATCGGCTACACCTCCGGCTGGGTCTGGGCCAACGTCGACTCCGTCGACATCACCGTTCACGGCAAAGGCGGCCATGGCGCCTATCCACACGCCTCCATCGATCCGATCGTTACGGCCTGTCAGATCGTGAGCGCACTGCAAACCATCATCAGCCGCCGCATTAATCCGCTCGATCAGGCGGTTATCACAGTCGGCTCGATCCACGCCGGCACCAAGCACAACATCATTCCCGCGACGGCAGTCATGCAGATCACCGTCCGCACCTTCACCGACGAAGTCCGCAAGGAGGTGCTCGACTCCATCAAGCGCATCGCCATCAACACAGCTCGTGCGATGGGCTGCCCGAAAGATCCCGATGTGGTTGTCCTCGACAAGGACTTCACCCCCGCCGCCTACAACGACCCCGACCTGACCGCCCATGCCGTCAACCTTTTTGAAAAATTGATCGGCAAGGACAACGTCCACGAGCGCCCGCCGAGCATGGGCGGCGAGGATTTCGGCCTCTTCGCCAAGACCGCCGGCGTTCCGGGTTTCATGTTTGTTCTCGGCGTGGTCGATGAGGCCCGATTCGAGGCTTCAAAGAAGCCGGGAGGCGAAGCGCTTCCGACCGTGCACTCCTCCAAGTTTCGCACGGAACCCGAGCCTACGCTCCGCACCGGAGTCCGCTGTATGACGGGTCTCGCGTTGTCGCTCCTGAATGGGCAATGA
- a CDS encoding acetyl-CoA carboxylase carboxyltransferase subunit alpha, whose protein sequence is MSTISNGSNGLNGGGYLEFERPLARIEKQIEELEATQAATGRDLSDMIRTVRSELLTAKRRLYTELSAWETVQIARHPKRPLTPDYLRLMVRDFVELHGDKNFRDDKALITGLGRIGPHKAMFIGHNKGKDTKERIENCFGMAHPEGYRKALLKMKLAEKFGLPVVCLIDTAGAYPGIGAEERGIAYAIAVNLMEMARLKVPIVCVVIGEGGSGGALGIGVGDRVAMFEHSYYSVISPEGCAAILWKSAEHAQTAAAALKFTSKDLKRLKLVDDVIGEPLGGAHRDPVATAASLEKYIVDSLRDLKRVRTDTLLKRRYKRLRDLGSFFAVDGTPAGKPAAAKTKSKVSSKRAPKVVVLPATQPISVYA, encoded by the coding sequence ATGAGTACGATCAGTAATGGATCAAATGGCCTAAATGGGGGCGGGTATCTTGAGTTCGAACGCCCCCTGGCGAGGATTGAAAAGCAGATTGAGGAGCTGGAGGCCACACAGGCCGCGACCGGACGGGACTTGTCGGACATGATTCGCACTGTCCGCTCGGAGCTCTTGACCGCCAAGCGCAGGTTATATACCGAGCTTTCCGCATGGGAGACCGTGCAGATCGCCCGCCACCCGAAGCGGCCGCTCACCCCGGATTACCTCCGGCTTATGGTGCGCGACTTCGTCGAGCTGCACGGCGACAAGAACTTCCGGGACGACAAGGCTCTGATCACCGGCCTGGGCCGAATCGGCCCTCACAAGGCCATGTTCATCGGCCACAACAAGGGCAAGGACACCAAGGAGCGAATCGAAAACTGTTTCGGAATGGCCCATCCTGAGGGGTACCGCAAAGCACTATTGAAAATGAAGCTAGCGGAGAAGTTCGGCCTTCCGGTCGTTTGTCTGATTGATACGGCGGGGGCATATCCCGGCATTGGCGCCGAGGAGCGCGGCATCGCCTACGCCATCGCGGTGAACTTGATGGAGATGGCCCGCTTGAAGGTGCCGATCGTCTGCGTGGTCATTGGCGAGGGCGGCTCCGGCGGGGCACTTGGCATCGGCGTCGGCGATCGAGTCGCCATGTTCGAGCATTCCTATTACTCCGTCATTTCACCAGAGGGCTGCGCAGCGATCCTTTGGAAGTCCGCCGAACACGCTCAGACGGCGGCCGCGGCTTTGAAGTTCACCAGCAAGGATTTGAAGAGACTCAAGCTTGTCGACGATGTCATCGGCGAGCCACTTGGCGGCGCCCATCGCGATCCAGTCGCCACAGCTGCAAGCCTTGAAAAATACATCGTGGACAGCCTTCGTGATTTGAAGCGGGTCCGAACCGACACGCTCCTGAAGCGGCGCTACAAGCGACTTCGCGATCTCGGCTCGTTTTTTGCAGTCGACGGCACACCGGCCGGCAAGCCGGCTGCCGCCAAGACAAAGTCAAAGGTCAGCTCCAAGCGGGCTCCTAAGGTTGTCGTGCTTCCGGCCACGCAACCGATTTCCGTTTACGCCTGA